Proteins encoded together in one Accipiter gentilis chromosome 16, bAccGen1.1, whole genome shotgun sequence window:
- the SDC1 gene encoding syndecan-1, with amino-acid sequence MMSVVAVWLVALCFQAAVPQTTNLNLPPEDLDSSGDDDDAFSGSGAGPLTDPSHTWRIPGEPANSSLLATPMDFNEQLFHGTESRTEKEVISPSATSNVVTEEPVVAVKDEVAILGSPDEKPTNDAVATTVRSPTTRLPSVVHVTPSEASGTVHELKPKIPSSEMPDTKDVPEPHSTIHPEGDVTATPTTTAPKDVVPTHEEVSEDGSGDPGDFILTKDEDLVPTQNSEVPADSGRNAKAAGASGIMDRKEVLGGVIAGGLVGLVFAVFLVAFMLYRMKKKDEGSYSLDEPKQSNGGYQKPHKQEEFYA; translated from the exons CAAACTACAAATCTGAACCTTCCTCCTGAAGACCTTGATTCATCTGGTGATGATGACGATGCATTCTCAGGTTCAGGTGCAG gTCCCCTGACTGACCCGTCTCACACCTGGAGAATCCCAGGAGAACCAGCTAATTCCTCATTACTGGCAACACCAATGGATTTCAACGAACAGCTGTTTCACGGGACTGAGAGCCGAACTGAAAAGGAAGTAATATCTCCTTCTGCAACCAGTAATGTAGTGACAGAGGAGCCAGTGGTAGCTGTGAAGGACGAAGTGGCCATCCTGGGCTCACCTGATGAGAAACCAACAAACGATGCAGTTGCAACAACAGTGAGAAGCCCCACTACTCGCTTGCCTTCAGTGGTTCATGTAACTCCTTCAGAAGCCTCAGGCACGGTCCACGAGCTCAAACCTAAAATCCCTAGCTCTGAGATGCCAGACACTAAAGATGTGCCTGAGCCCCACTCTACCATCCATCCTGAGGGAGATGTCACTGCCACCCCCACGACGACAGCTCCCAAGGACGTTGTTCCTACACATGAGGAGGTTTCTGAGGATGGCTCCGGAGACCCG GGAGACTTCATCTTGACTAAAGATGAGGATTTGGTTCCCACCCAGAACTCAGAAGTGCCAGCTGACTCTGGGAGGAATGCCAAAGCAGCAGGAGCCTCCGGAATTATGGACAGAAAAGAAGTTCTTGGAG GTGTTATTGCTGGAGGACTAGTAGGCTTGGTGTTTGCAGTGTTTCTAGTTGCATTTATGCTgtacagaatgaagaaaaaagacgAAGGCAGCTATTCACTGGATGAACCAAAACAGTCTAATGGAGGATaccaaaaaccacacaaacaagaAGAATTCTATGCATAA